ATTCTATGTTGATGCGAAATGTTATATGATCAGAATGTCAATATTAACATAGCAACTTGGAAATGGTTTTATATAATAAGATATCGTCATGTTGGCTGTAACTACGAGTCATCTTGAAACTTGTTTTCGTCCTAACATAGTCAACATATAAAAGTTCTTACTCTGTCTTCAATGTGGGATGTTGGAGTGTTCCACCATAACAATCCGGCAAGAAATGCTACACTAACAACTTGGAAGATTCTAAGCTTGTTGAATGTCTCGTATCTTCGTTCTTTCAGCCCCCTTAGTAGCAGCACCTTAAATTGATAGCCCCAACTCGTGCACCAGTGTTCTGACTTCATACCATTTCCTGCATGAGTAGAGGACGATAGAGCTGGAATTAGTCACTAATTAGGTGTAGAGGAACAATTTGATAGTCAATTAAAACCATCCCTTTCTTCACAGTTAGGAATCTTACTTGTTGAAACATCCTTTGTGTAACTGTAATTATTGGTATCTGAACTGCATAGCTCAGTTTTCAACCTTGTAGAAATGTTCTTGTCATAAGCAGAGATGAGAGCTTCTCTCACAGATTTCTTCTCTTGTTCAGTATTGTCACCTTGCTCAATTGCATGCTTGCAATCAGGTCCAATTCCTGAAAATTTAAAGATAGATTTTAAAGAGATGTTTGACACCATATACATGATTTTTAAATGTTTCAATTTTTCAGCCTTAACTTTTGCATATCTTTTACTCCTCTATATACAGTAATTGTCTaaaaggaaaattaaagaatttaGATCGAGATTTATTGATTAAAAATAGTAGGACAACTTATGAGTGGATTCTCTTTTTACTCTACTTAATGGTATTGAATAATTTACCATTGCTTATCATCAAGCTTAGTGACTCATCTGACTTTAACAAAGCCAAAAATGAAACTACGGACCTCTAATAGTAAATTAAATTGATTTGCTAGGAATGAAATTTATGTTTGAATTACCATTGGCAAGATCAAGCAAGAGATCAGCAGGATTGATAGTGATGGATGTGGAAAAACCAACAGAGGAGAAGTACTCGAGGGCAGTTGATGCAGGACCATAGTAGATAGGGCAGCCTTCAGAAAGCAAGACTACCTTATCAAACATATGGTAGAGCCTGCTTGATGGCTGGTGGATTGTAGTGATGACAGTTCTACCACCGTCAGCTAGGCGCTTAACAGTAGTTAGAATCCTCAGAGCTGTAGTAGAATCCAAACCAGAAGTAGGCTCATCTAGCAGTAGTAAACTCGGATTAATTAGCATTTCTTGACCAATACTGACCCTCTTTTTCTCCCCACCTGATATCCCTCTAAATAATGGTCCTCCTATCATGCTGTTTCGACACTTGTTTAACCCAAGCTCTGCAATAACATGCTCCACATGCCTTTCTTTTTCCTCCCTGCTTAGGCTTTGGGGAAGCCTTAGCAGAGCAGTGAAGAGAAGAGTTTCTGTTACAGTTAGATGAGGATATAGAACATCGTCCTGTGCCACGAATCCAGTACGACGTTTGATAGCTCCTGAGAATGGCTGGCTGTTGTATGCAATTTTCCCAGATAGTTTACCCGATAGACGACCTCCTAAAGCTGTTAGGAGGGTAGTTTTTCCACTACCTGATGGACCTAACATTGCTAGCATCTCCCCTGGGCACACAATACCTGTCACTCCATTAAGTATAGTCTTTTCTTTTGTGTTTGATGGTCCTCCACAACACATTCCTTTTGTTTCTTGCTTAATCTTGTAGACAACCTCTTCAAAC
The genomic region above belongs to Solanum dulcamara chromosome 5, daSolDulc1.2, whole genome shotgun sequence and contains:
- the LOC129889561 gene encoding ABC transporter G family member 14; this encodes MPLHCVAPKPENFGTELMAAPTNSSKPEMNSESFIQRALFPITLKFEEVVYKIKQETKGMCCGGPSNTKEKTILNGVTGIVCPGEMLAMLGPSGSGKTTLLTALGGRLSGKLSGKIAYNSQPFSGAIKRRTGFVAQDDVLYPHLTVTETLLFTALLRLPQSLSREEKERHVEHVIAELGLNKCRNSMIGGPLFRGISGGEKKRVSIGQEMLINPSLLLLDEPTSGLDSTTALRILTTVKRLADGGRTVITTIHQPSSRLYHMFDKVVLLSEGCPIYYGPASTALEYFSSVGFSTSITINPADLLLDLANGIGPDCKHAIEQGDNTEQEKKSVREALISAYDKNISTRLKTELCSSDTNNYSYTKDVSTRNGMKSEHWCTSWGYQFKVLLLRGLKERRYETFNKLRIFQVVSVAFLAGLLWWNTPTSHIEDRIAMVFFFAVFWGFYPLYNAVFTFPQERRMLIKERSSGMYRLSSYFLAKTVGDLPLELALPTVFTFILYWMGGLKANPATFILSLLVVLYSVLVSQSLGLAYGAMLMDVKQATTLASVTTLVFLIAGGYYIQQIPPFIVWLKYLSYSFYCYKLLLGVQYNDNDYYECSKGVYCQVADFPAIKSMGLNNMWMDVFIMALMLVGYRLIAYLALNRVR